In Flavobacterium hankyongi, the genomic window TGCTCATTTCATTTTTTATATTATTTCATTGAAAAATATTCAGCAATCGGACCTAAAGCTAAAGCTGGAAAGAAAGACAAAGCAGCAATGATAGCAATGACAGAAAAAATCATCAGTCCAAAAGTTGCTGTATCTGTTTTTAAGGTTCCAGCACTCTCAGGAATATGTTTTTTATTTGCCAAAATACCTGCAATTGCGATTGGACCTATAATGGGTAAGAATCTTGATAAAATCAGTACAATTCCTGTTGTGATGTTCCACCACGGATTATTGTCTCCAAGACCTTCAAATCCACTTCCGTTATTTGCTGAAGAAGAGGTAAACTCATACAGTATTTCACTAAAACCATGAAACCCAGGGTTGTTTAAGGTACTTGCTCCCAATTCAGGGAATCCTGTCGAAAGTGCTGTTCCTGCTAAAATCAGCAAGGTATGCAGCAAAGCAACAATCATGGCTATTTTCATTTCTCTGGCTTCAATTTTCTTTCCTAAAAACTCAGGTGTCCTTCCTACCATTAATCCGCTGATGAAAACTGCAAGAATGATAAAAATGTAGAAGTTTAATATCCCAACACCACAACCACCATAAAAACAATTTACCATCATGGCTAACAATTGATTCATTCCCGAAAGTGGCATGGCGCTATCGTGCATTGAATTCACAGAACCAGTTGAAATAACGGTTGTAGCAATACTCCAATATCCAGAAGCAGCAGCTCCAAAGCGCACTTCCTTTCCTTCTGTCGCTCCGTTAGATATATCAATCCCCATTTTTGCAATCTCAGGATTACCGTTCATTTCTGTAATTACCGTTGGAACGGTTAAAACAAGAAACCCAATGGTCATCACGCTAAAAATCATCCACGACAATTTGCGGCGGTTCAAATAGAAACCGAGAGCAAAAATCATCGCAAAAGGTATTATCATTTGTGCCACCATTTCGACCATATTGGTAAAATAGTTGGGATTTTCAAAAGGGTGTGCAGAGTTGACTCCGAAAAAGCCACCTCCATTAGTTCCTACGTGCTTGATAGCGGTAAAAGCGGCAACTGGGCCTTGAGAAACCTGAACAGTATCTCCCTGAAGTGTTGTTATTGTTTCTTTTCCTTTAAAAGTCATTGGTGTACCATTGAATAACAAAATAACTGCTACGACTACTGAAACAGGCAACAAAATACGAGTGCATGATTTAATAAAATAGTTGTAGAAATTACCCAGTTTTTCGGTAGTTCTTTCTTTTAAGGCATTAAACAATACTGCTGCGGCTGCTAATCCTATACCAGCAGAAACAAACTGTAAGAACATTAAAAACAATTGTCCTAAATAACTTAAACCAGTTTCCCCAGAATAGTGTTGCAGGTTGCAATTAACAATGAAAGAAATAGCAGTGTTAAAAGCTAAATCGGCAGTCATGCTTGGGTTGTTGTCTGGATTTAATGGAAGCCATCCCTGACACATTAAAACTAGCATTACTAGTAAAAACCAGATCATGTTCAGGGTTAGCAAAACAATCATATGTTGCTTCCAGTTCATTTCTTTAGAAGCATCAATGCCGCTAATTTTATAAAATAATTCTTCAATTGGATTGAAAACAGGATCTAAAAATGTTTTTTGTCCTGAATATACTTTTGCAATGTATTTTCCCAACGGAATAGATAATCCCAACGTAATGAGAAACATTGCAATAATTCCTAAAATTTCTGTGTTCATGATTAAAATTTCTTAGGTTTTACCAGCACATAACAGATGTATACAA contains:
- the kdpA gene encoding potassium-transporting ATPase subunit KdpA codes for the protein MNTEILGIIAMFLITLGLSIPLGKYIAKVYSGQKTFLDPVFNPIEELFYKISGIDASKEMNWKQHMIVLLTLNMIWFLLVMLVLMCQGWLPLNPDNNPSMTADLAFNTAISFIVNCNLQHYSGETGLSYLGQLFLMFLQFVSAGIGLAAAAVLFNALKERTTEKLGNFYNYFIKSCTRILLPVSVVVAVILLFNGTPMTFKGKETITTLQGDTVQVSQGPVAAFTAIKHVGTNGGGFFGVNSAHPFENPNYFTNMVEMVAQMIIPFAMIFALGFYLNRRKLSWMIFSVMTIGFLVLTVPTVITEMNGNPEIAKMGIDISNGATEGKEVRFGAAASGYWSIATTVISTGSVNSMHDSAMPLSGMNQLLAMMVNCFYGGCGVGILNFYIFIILAVFISGLMVGRTPEFLGKKIEAREMKIAMIVALLHTLLILAGTALSTGFPELGASTLNNPGFHGFSEILYEFTSSSANNGSGFEGLGDNNPWWNITTGIVLILSRFLPIIGPIAIAGILANKKHIPESAGTLKTDTATFGLMIFSVIAIIAALSFFPALALGPIAEYFSMK